The region GCGCCGGCGGGAGGTCGGGCTCCTCATCGCGGAGACCATGCGCCGCTGGGATGCGCGCACGTTCACCGACAAGATCGAACAGGAAGTCGGCAACGACCTGCAGTACATCCGGCTCAACGGCACCATCATCGGTGGCCTGGCAGGTGTGGCGATCTACGCCGTCACGCTGCTCGTCTTCCCGGAGTGAACCCGCGGACTCTCGGGTTTCCCTCTTTCGCGCGAGCATCACGCAAGCTGCCTCGTGTCGGGCGAGGCGTGTTCGCCGTCAGCGCTACGCACCAAAACGGAACTTGCTTGCTTCCAGATACTCCTCGAGCAGTTCCATGGCTATCCATCGCCGCCTCAATTGCTCCGCAACGGCACCCGCGGTGTTCGAGCCTGCGAACGGATCCACCACAAGGTCGCCTTCGTCCGTCAGCAGCTTGACGAAGAACTCCGGGAGCGTCGCCGGGAAGCGCGCCGGGTGAATCTTGATACCCGACTCTTTGCAGCGTTTTGTATAGGGATCGTTGGCCGCGTTGTTGCCTGCGATGAGCATTTCATTCGCAAGCCGATCTTCCATCACGTTGGACGGGATCGACCCGCCCGATTCAATCTTATTGAATGACGAAGTGATGTTGTGGCCGGACGGCCGAACCGTTGTCTTCACGCCCTTCTTTGCTAGTCGGACCATATCCGCGCTGTATGGGCGCAGTACCTTCCGATTGTCGGCCTTTGGGTGAGGTGTCTTCGACAGCCACCAGACGTGCTCGACTGAGTCCTTGACCCGAACTCTTCGCACCGTGACCCACTCAGCAGGGACGGGCATCTTCGCAGGGTTGTACCAGTAGCACTCTTGGGCGAGGTAAAAGCCCAGCTCCTCGACCAGCGCGATCATCAGCCTGTAGTGGTACAGTGACCGCGTAGGCGAGCCCGGATTCCAGCTCCCGCCGATGTTCAGAACGAAGCTGCCGTCATCGGTCAGCACACGGTAAATCTCTCGCGCGAACGGCAGGAACCACTCGACGTAGTCAGCCTTGCTGACGTTGCCATACTCCTTCTTGAAGTGAAGCGCGTACGGCGGCGACGTGAACACAAGGTTCACGGACTTGTCGGGAAGTGCCTGGAGCGTGTCCCGCGAATCACCCAAATAAGCAGCGCCCGCGGTGGTGCGATAGAACGGCTTCACCTTCTTCAAAAGGCGGGTCGGGTGTTCCTCCGCGGGTGCGAAAAGCTCAGGTTGTGGCGCTTCGATATTCGTTATCGTCTTGGGCATAAGGAAGGCCATTGGTAACATCCCACTTGTTCGAGAGTGAAGTATACCAATAAATACATTGACAAAGCCAACCAATAAATCACCTGTGGCCATCGACCCTTCGGACTGGATCACTCAGGCCGAAGCCGCGCGCCTGCGAAACGTGACGCGGCAGGCCATCGCACGACTGGTCGGCAACGGTCGCCTGCGCACGCTCGACATCGGTGGGCGCTCCTTCGTCAGTCGTTCGGACGTGCTTGCGTTCGAGCCGAACCCGCCGGGACGGCCCAAGGGAACGACCCATGAGTGATGCCAACCTCGTCGCCATACGCGAGCTGCTTGCGCAGTGCTCGCCCGAGGAACAGGAAAGCTTGTTCAAGGAACTGCGCCAGCGTCACCTTATCCACGAGTTTGAGCGAGTCATCGGCGCTCCAGCGGAAATGATCCTTGAGGCCCTGCATCGTGCTCCCGAGCTGACCCGGCGAATGCTCCGAGGCGTGATCGCTGATGCCGCGTTTCGCACCTTCGTTGTGCCGGCGGTGGAGCCGTCGGGTTGGCTTGACGTTACGCCCAAAGGCAATTTTGCGTATGACTACAAACTGGACGATGGCCAAGGCTCGGTCACAGTCCAGGTGAAGTTGCAGCGAAGCAAACGCGGGGCACCCGTAGTGCAAGCCGGGCAGCGGTTCGGCTTCGAGGGCGACGTGTTCATGACCGAGACGCAGAAAACGCGGACCGGCGCGGACGGTGAAGAGAATACACGCCCGTACCGATATGGTGAGTTCGACGTGTTGGCCGTGTCGATGCAACCGTCCACGGGCAAGTGGGATCGTTACATGTACACGCTTGGGCGCTGGCTACTGCCCGGGAAGAAGGACGGTGAGATGGCGACCTTGCAACCTGTCACTATGACGCCGAGCGCGTTCTGGACCGATGATCTTGCGACGGCGGTTGCTTGGTTCCGAGCGGAGGACAGCGGCAAGCGGATGACGATTGCGACGAAGGTGAAGGCTACGCGAGCGCCTCGCAAGAAACGCGACAAAGGGAAGTAGCTGTGAGAAACGAGAGCCGCCACTTTTTTGGTTGCTTCTTCGTCTCGGTCGCGGCGCTGATTCCCCGGTGGTTCGACCATAGTTAGGCAGTTCGTTGGGTAGGATCGGAAATCCTCCAGCAGGTATATGGCGGGTCGAGGGTGGATTCCAGTAGTGCGAAAGAGCAGGGACCGTCTCAGCGCTCGCCGGCGTGACCGCGCTCGTGATGATGGATCGCTCCGATGCCTTCGTGGGCGAGGCCGTGGCTCGCGGCCGGATGGGCGAGGTGTCCGTAGCGCAGTTCGTGGTGGATGCGCGGGTCATGGTGGAGGTACTGCCGCGCGAGTGAACCCGCGACCATGCCGATGGCGGCGGCGATGAGCCCGGCAAGCTGCGCCGGGATGAACGGATCTTCGGGTCCGAAGGCGTGCACGGCGAGCCACACTGCAACGCCGCAGAGGATCGAGCACAGCGCGCCCTGGTTGGTGGAGCGCTTCCAGTAGATGCCGCAGACCAGGGGTACGAAGGCGGACACCAGCGTGATCTGGTAGGCGCTCTCCACCATGTGGAAGATGCTCGCCTTCGAGTTGATCGCGTAGAAGGTGACGAGCACGGTGAAGACGAGGGTGACGATGCGCATCGTGCGCAGCAGCTTGCGGTCGGTCATCTGCCCCATCATCGGCCGCAGGATGTTCTCGGTGAAGCTCACCGACGGTGCCAGCAACGTCGCCGAGGCGCAGCTCTTGATCGCCGAGAGCAGCGCGCCGAAGAACATCACCTGAGCGAAGAGCGGCGCCTTTTCGAGGATCAGGTTGGGCAGGATCAACTGCGAGTCGCTCTCCATGAGATCGCTCACCAGCTTCGGATCGATGAGAGTCGCGGAGTAGGCGAGGAACATCGGCACGAACGCGAACAGGAAGTAGAGGCAACCGCCGAGCACCGAACCCCACACCGCGATGCGCTCGGTGCGCGAGGAC is a window of Betaproteobacteria bacterium DNA encoding:
- a CDS encoding sodium:solute symporter family protein; translation: MLLWFVIIYWIVSVAIGLWAATRVHNTKDFAIAGRHLPFYMVTATVFATWFGSETVLGIPATFLEEGLRGVVADPFGSSMCLILVGLFFAAPLYRMNLLTIGDFYKRRFGRSVEVLTTVAIVISYLGWVGAQITALGLVFNVVSTGEISRFTGMWIGSITILVYTFFGGMWAVAVTDFIQMIVIVLGMLYIGAEVSGMAGGVGAVAGHALDTGKLAFFPAPEAREVIGFIAAWVTMMFGSIPQQDVFQRVQSSRTERIAVWGSVLGGCLYFLFAFVPMFLAYSATLIDPKLVSDLMESDSQLILPNLILEKAPLFAQVMFFGALLSAIKSCASATLLAPSVSFTENILRPMMGQMTDRKLLRTMRIVTLVFTVLVTFYAINSKASIFHMVESAYQITLVSAFVPLVCGIYWKRSTNQGALCSILCGVAVWLAVHAFGPEDPFIPAQLAGLIAAAIGMVAGSLARQYLHHDPRIHHELRYGHLAHPAASHGLAHEGIGAIHHHERGHAGER
- a CDS encoding DUF445 family protein; this translates as RRREVGLLIAETMRRWDARTFTDKIEQEVGNDLQYIRLNGTIIGGLAGVAIYAVTLLVFPE
- a CDS encoding site-specific DNA-methyltransferase: MLPMAFLMPKTITNIEAPQPELFAPAEEHPTRLLKKVKPFYRTTAGAAYLGDSRDTLQALPDKSVNLVFTSPPYALHFKKEYGNVSKADYVEWFLPFAREIYRVLTDDGSFVLNIGGSWNPGSPTRSLYHYRLMIALVEELGFYLAQECYWYNPAKMPVPAEWVTVRRVRVKDSVEHVWWLSKTPHPKADNRKVLRPYSADMVRLAKKGVKTTVRPSGHNITSSFNKIESGGSIPSNVMEDRLANEMLIAGNNAANDPYTKRCKESGIKIHPARFPATLPEFFVKLLTDEGDLVVDPFAGSNTAGAVAEQLRRRWIAMELLEEYLEASKFRFGA
- a CDS encoding helix-turn-helix domain-containing protein, producing MAIDPSDWITQAEAARLRNVTRQAIARLVGNGRLRTLDIGGRSFVSRSDVLAFEPNPPGRPKGTTHE